The sequence below is a genomic window from Wyeomyia smithii strain HCP4-BCI-WySm-NY-G18 chromosome 1, ASM2978416v1, whole genome shotgun sequence.
CGTCCGCGTACAGCAATCGAGTGCCAGGTGGAAGAACTTTTGTAACGTCAttgatgaataatgaaaaaagtagCGGTCCAAGTATGCTACCCTGCGGAACACCGGAGTTGTTGCTAAACCAAGTGGATTGCGACGAGCCCAGCTTAACAGCAATCATACGATTACGTAGGTAAGAGTCTAGCCACTCTACCATTCCAGTTGCAGCTCCAAGTTTGTCGCACTTGGCACAAAGAAGCCTGTGATCAACGCGACTTTTAGATCCGTATAGACAGCATCAATTTGAAGGCTTCGGTCCATACCGCGGAGGCAAAAAAAGGTGAACTCTAACAAATTAGTAGATACAGATCTACCCGGGAAAAACCCGTGCTGCACAGTAGAAATGTAGTTTTTTACACTGAACATAAGATGATGGTGAATTATAGCTTCAAAAACTTTGGAGCAAGCGCACAAACACGAGATCCCACGATAATTCTCCACATTTCGTTTGTCACCTTTCTTAAACACCGGGAACATCAATGATTCTTTCCAGCTGCGAGGGAATTGATGTCTCAACAAGGAGAGATTAAAAATGGCGGTTAGCGGTAATTCTAAACTTCCAGCACATTTCTTCAGGAGTACAGCAGGAATACCATCAGGTCCAGGGGAGAAGGACTGTTTTAGGTTTCTAATGGCGTTGGCAACTTCTTCGTTAGTAATCGTGAGGATTCCGGTATTGAATACGTCGGCCggaacaggagccaaagctgtggCAATCTCATCGGGTGAAGCACACCGCGTATTAAACACGCTAGCGAAGTGCTTGGCAAACAAGTCACATTTACTGTCATTCGTTGAAGCTTCATTGTTCAGCAAAAACATACTGGAAGGTAACCCTTCCTCCTTACGCTTCGAATTAACGAACTTCCAGAAGCTTTTCGGATTTAAACGTAAGTTGTGTTCCGTCTTTCGCACGTACATTGTGTACAGAGTTCTatagaatgatgcaaggagctataaattgaccttagacaacagtttgaattgaaaaatggcaacttctgggaaacagccgaaaataaccgaatactactacatatggatatgtccgtaatcgaaatgatgtagagaagcattgaccctggacaccattttgaattagaagatggccactttcagtttctggaaaacaacaaaaataactgaaatgcacccaatatatatccggaatagaggtcatgtacaaaagccaaaagtcgaggatgttttcattccgataaaaccaatcatttttaaacgatataatccaatcgcaaggaatgaatgaatttgaaatgtttaaaattattaaattaaacactaaaataggcgggacgaagtttgccgggtcagtcatatatatattcatataaCAAGTGAATAATGAGGCAATAtagacaaaaaataaaagtttgtgtCCTTGACCCTTTCAACCTTTCTCCTGATGGCAAAAGTGCGAAGACCGAATTGACCGCTTAATTTATTTTTGGCTAGACTGTTTAGTTTTGTCACGCCAAGCGGGGATATGATATTAGCATAAATTTCAAGGCCGAAATGTGGTTGAGCTTTCATTTATTCGACTTTCAAAGCACATAAACCGTCATGGAGTTCCAAATTTCAACTAGCTGAGTTGCTGTCTAATGTGGTGTCCAGTTTGAACATGTCAGCCGGTTCGGATCGAATGGCTTCTTCAAGTAACAGCTTTAGGTCGTCTTCGCAGAACTGCTGCAAATACTCGGTCTCCATCGGGTGCATCTGCGGTGCCGGAATGATGAGCGAATGCAGCGGTCCGCCCATGTCGCTGTGCTTCAATTCTTTCAAGGTGCACGCCTTGATCTGCTGAGTTTCGTGGCCAACTCGAGCTAATCCGACTACCACCGTTTGCTCAGATAGATTCAGTGTCAGTTCATTCTTTCTTCGATCGCGGATTAGCCACAATAGCTGGCCCGAAGCTTCGCTGCAACTCATGAAGCGCGGTGGCTGATATTCGCGGACTTTTTTAGTCAAAGATTCCAGTGTTGGCTCTTTCACTCGAATGTCCAACAAACAAAGCGTGTGCAGTCCATGTTTTACATTTGCTTCGATTTTGTCGTAAAAGCTGTCAGGACGCCAGTCATCAGTCCAATATGGGATTGAGACCGTTTCGCCAAAATGGTACAATTGCAATCCACAGCACCCGATGGCATTCATGATGGAAGCATTGTGTACAACCATCGAGGGGATTTTCATCTCCTTGGCCCGCAGTAGCAGATCCGTATGGGTCGTAGCACCGAAAGGATCTCCAACCACCAGAAAAGCGACGTCCTCTTCACCGGCGTTGAAAAGAATCACGTCGGCACCCTGTTCTACCAGTTCCCTATCCGCTAGTATAAGCTTTCGTCCATAGAATTCCTCCTAGAATGATATCAAACGTCATCATGCGGAAACACGTTCTTTCACGATTTAATTAGCGATGCTTACCAGCTTCTCCTGACCACAGGTCAGAATGGATGTGTACGATTCCAGATAAACACGTTGACATCGTTGTAAAATTTCCAATCCTTTCACGGTAATGTCCTTGGGATCTCCCAACCCGAGTCCGATCACGTAAAACATTGCAACTATGGCGCACCCGACCCGACCTGCACCTGGAAATCAGCTGATATTATTCGCTCACTCACGGACTTCTTCTGCCGTGGCGTGGCAAAGGCAAGCAAGGCAAACAAAGAATCCTCCGGTTGCTATACCAACTGCAGCCGCTAAAAGCGCATGTACGGCGTGTACGCACTCGGgtgctgttttgtttttcttctgttagTAGCGTGATTTTTTGTTTAGGCGACCGTGTGTTTTGATGATTTGCCTTCGGTTTCTTTTTCGGCTGACAGCTGATGATGCGGGGCacgttcgcaaaataacaaacgTTACACGGTTGCAATGGTAGAGTTGATTTTATAGaggtaaaaatatattcaatgttcatatattgaaaaattattgaacCAATTACCTAGAATTATTGCATATACGGGCACGGTTTTCCTATACCTCGCCAGTGTGATTAAGGGGAGAAAAAGAAGTTTATCTCTAATTATTTTCAATTCGATGTACCAGCCACCTTGAAAATATATATTATTAACATTAGGACAAAATATATTGTAAATAACAGAATCGTGAGGgtcgtaaaatattttgaacattttattttATGTGAATTCGGGTGATTAAACTTTACCGAAAAATGTGCTTTCCAGCATGGCGTCTACAGCATGGTTAATCCAATCATTCGAGCATGACGTTTGACAACAAATAAGTTTTGTTGTACAGTTTGATTGACCGACTCGATAGTGCCTAACATTCCCTCAAGCCGGTCGGTCGCTCAGTATACGATGTGGTTCGTAGTATCTGCAAACCAGTTTACATACTAACGTCTAAGTTTTCAAGTGCTAATTGATGCTTATTTTTGAGCGGTCGATATTCATCTCACGCGCGTGCAATCAGAAAACACACGACAGCACTTGACCTACATTCCAGCTAGAAGCTGGCAGACATGTCGGAAAAACGAAAGTCGGATAGAAGAAAGGTACTGCGTTTAGGATTAGTGTATACCAAACagatttcatttttaaataatttcagcAAGAATTTTCTTCGAAATTAAAGAACGAGGATAAGCTCTCAGATGACTCGAAACCTGCGGTTCTAGTTGCTCCCCAAGTGGAGCAGCTTAACTGTTTTTTCGATCTACGAACGAAGCGCGGCCAATtactgttttttattataactgtTCTCGCGGCCACCCTAACTCAATGTCTTCCAAAAGATGCTATAACCAATATGCTGAATCTGACTGAAGAACAATCACAGTGTAAAACCGAAACGAAAATCATAGAAAAGATAATCCGTAGCGGAACCACAGAGAGACCGAAGTACGTAATCTATGGTCGTAATCCATCGGGTGGTCATTTGATTCACGTTCACAACGTACTCCAGAGGCTAGGACTGGAGCAGATCGACAACACGACCGACGGATGGGATCTGATGTGGGCTCACGATTATCCCTACAGAAAGCTCAATCTGCACCAATTGAAACCACACCAGCTGGTGAACCACTTCCCCGGATCGGGCTACATCACGAACAAGGTAGACTTATCCACAACGGAAATACGATATGTTCCGAAGGCATTCAAACTACCAAGCGAAGCGCAAGAATTTAAAGACTTTGCCCTGCGAAACCCAGCCAAACTATTTGTTCAAAAGAATAATCAACATCGAcatattcaaataaaaaaaccggAAGAGATCGATTTGAGCAACAATGAAACGTTTGTTCAGGAGTTCATTGATGATCCACTGTTAGTGGATGGCTATAAATTTGACATCGGAGTGTACACAGTGATCACATCGATTGACCCACTGCGAGTATACATCTACAAGGGTGATGTCCTCTTCCGGTACTGTCCTGTAAAATACTACCCATTCGATGCGGATAATGTGGACAAATATATAGTAGGGGATGACTATCTGCCCACTTGGGAGGTGCCAGCTTTAGCATCATTCTACACCAAACTCGGCTTTGGCATGAAAGAATCTTTCGACGCGTACCTTCGCAGTATTGGTCGTGATCCAGCTACCATCTGGGAGCAGGTGGAAGATGCCATTCGACTAGCTATTCTCAGCAAAGAATCTCTGCTGGCCAATATCCTGCCCCGCTACACTAGCAAGCGCAATTTTTTCGAAATGATGCGCTTCGATTTAGTAGTAGATAATACGCTACGTGTCTTTCTAATGGAAGCAAACATGAGTCCCAATCTATCGTCCGCACACTTCAAACCCAATCGTCTTCTGTACGAACAGGTCATCTATAATTTTCTGCGCCTTGTTGGCGTGGGATCCGACCTATACCGAGAGTCTTTCCGCAAACGTACCACAGATGCGGAAGCGATGATTTCTTCGCTCAAAAACATCGTGGTTCATGCGAATCGCTGTTCCGAAGCACCCTGCGCCGAATCGTGCGCTCCGGAGGAATGTTCCCTTTGTGTCAGCTGTCTCAGCGGTGCGGATCTGAAGGAGTTGCACAGTGCATACCGAGAGCACCTGAACCGAGGAGATATGAAACGAATTTTCCCCGTGCCAAAGGCCGATCATCTACCGGTCGATCAGGAAAAAATGAGTGCCAAGAACCGATGGATGAGTCGCTGGTTCGAGGCAAAGTGCCAAACCGATTCATCCTACTGCTACTGAGTAGACATTCCACGGAAAGCAATTTCCTTTCGAAACGAAAAGTATTTTAACACAACGACAACGCTCTagcgatagttttttttttttccgtaCTTTGTTGTCAGTTTTAATATAAGATTCTAAAGCCAGTATTAACATATCGAAATTTATACAAGTTcgcattgaaaataaattctcAATACATATCAACAACCAACCAATTCGTTGTTCTTGTTTAATCGATCATTTCCTGATTTAACGTAAATTAACGATGTTTCCATAGAGACAGAACAACAAGGTTGTCACGCTGTTTAGACTCCACTGTTTGTTCGTTACGCAAACTAAACATGAATGCGAAAGCAACCACAATAAAAGAAGCCCTCAAACGTCTAGAGGATCGCTCTAAAACCAATCCCTGTGATGAGAAGGAGATAGATTTGTGCTTCCAGTGGCCACCGATTGAGAAATTGGACACCACACTTTCCACTTTGGTTGCATGCGAGTAAGTTACATTGGAGATGTTAAAAGCTTCGctaaataaagcaaaaattaaCCACCCGCAGGAAGCTGTCCCTCTCAACAAACATGATCGACAAAATCTTCGGCCTCAGTGGGATGAAAAACTTGCGCGTCCTTTCGCTGGGAAGAAACTACATCAAAGCCATATCCGGTCTTGAGGGAGTCAGCGACACCCTGGAGGAGCTGTGGGTCAGCTATAATCTAATCGAAAAGCTAAAGGGCATAAATGTGCTGAAGCGGCTGAAGGTTCTGTACATGAGCAACAATCTGGTGAAGGACTGGGTTGAGTTTAATCGTCTGGCAGATCTGCCGATGCTGGAGGATTTACTTTTCGCCGGCAATCCGCTCGTCGAGTCAATGGAGGAAAGCGTATGGCGGACGGAAGCTAGCAAACGATTACTATCGCTTAGAAAGCTAGACGGAGAGACGGTTATACGCGAGGAAACCGAGAACCAGCCGCAGCTGGCACCCGGAGCTCCAGATAAGGCAATTTCCGGATAAATATTTAACttgatttttagtgaaaatatattttaggatGCAAACTAAGCCGTTCTGTTcagtaaaatctgaaaattttccgtCACCAGATAATCGTCGCCAAAAACAACCACTAAGTTCACCTCAAATTctaaaatttaaacaaattatTACTCTCGATGGTTCTACGACATCAATGCTTATTAGGTACTTACCGACTTTGAAATTCTTCGTAATCAACGTAGGACATGTGAACAACCGCGGGAAAGTGATGTAAATCGGAATCGGAATCTTCGGGCAAACATTTCCGTCCGCAATCTGAATGTTTTGTATCTCGGTGGCGTCACGGGCGTAGCCTTCAGCGCAGCCGCATGTTTCGACTCGTACAAGTTGAATTTCGATCGACTTTATCGGCACTTCGGTGTGGTGCACCGTTAAGCTGCCCGT
It includes:
- the LOC129720189 gene encoding probable tubulin polyglutamylase ttll-15; amino-acid sequence: MSEKRKSDRRKQEFSSKLKNEDKLSDDSKPAVLVAPQVEQLNCFFDLRTKRGQLLFFIITVLAATLTQCLPKDAITNMLNLTEEQSQCKTETKIIEKIIRSGTTERPKYVIYGRNPSGGHLIHVHNVLQRLGLEQIDNTTDGWDLMWAHDYPYRKLNLHQLKPHQLVNHFPGSGYITNKVDLSTTEIRYVPKAFKLPSEAQEFKDFALRNPAKLFVQKNNQHRHIQIKKPEEIDLSNNETFVQEFIDDPLLVDGYKFDIGVYTVITSIDPLRVYIYKGDVLFRYCPVKYYPFDADNVDKYIVGDDYLPTWEVPALASFYTKLGFGMKESFDAYLRSIGRDPATIWEQVEDAIRLAILSKESLLANILPRYTSKRNFFEMMRFDLVVDNTLRVFLMEANMSPNLSSAHFKPNRLLYEQVIYNFLRLVGVGSDLYRESFRKRTTDAEAMISSLKNIVVHANRCSEAPCAESCAPEECSLCVSCLSGADLKELHSAYREHLNRGDMKRIFPVPKADHLPVDQEKMSAKNRWMSRWFEAKCQTDSSYCY
- the LOC129720198 gene encoding diphthine methyl ester synthase, with translation MFYVIGLGLGDPKDITVKGLEILQRCQRVYLESYTSILTCGQEKLEEFYGRKLILADRELVEQGADVILFNAGEEDVAFLVVGDPFGATTHTDLLLRAKEMKIPSMVVHNASIMNAIGCCGLQLYHFGETVSIPYWTDDWRPDSFYDKIEANVKHGLHTLCLLDIRVKEPTLESLTKKVREYQPPRFMSCSEASGQLLWLIRDRRKNELTLNLSEQTVVVGLARVGHETQQIKACTLKELKHSDMGGPLHSLIIPAPQMHPMETEYLQQFCEDDLKLLLEEAIRSEPADMFKLDTTLDSNSAS
- the LOC129720209 gene encoding dynein axonemal light chain 1-like, with amino-acid sequence MNAKATTIKEALKRLEDRSKTNPCDEKEIDLCFQWPPIEKLDTTLSTLVACEKLSLSTNMIDKIFGLSGMKNLRVLSLGRNYIKAISGLEGVSDTLEELWVSYNLIEKLKGINVLKRLKVLYMSNNLVKDWVEFNRLADLPMLEDLLFAGNPLVESMEESVWRTEASKRLLSLRKLDGETVIREETENQPQLAPGAPDKAISG